TTCCACCGACTCGCCGATATCGTCCCACACCCCGGCCAGGGCCGCGGCGTTCTGCGCTCCGGCCTCGGCCGCGGCGAACCGCTCCAGGAACTCATCCCGGCCGCGCACGCCCTGGGGCCGCTCCTGGAAAAACTGACGGAAGAGCCGTAAATAGGTGTCCCCGCAACCGTCCTCGATGTCCACCAGCAGCACCGGGGCTCGGCGCGCCACCGCAGCCTGCAACTCCTCGACAAAACGGCGGTGCTGCGGGATGCCGATTATCGGATAGAGGTAGGAGAAATAGAACGTGTATCCGGCCTGGGCCGACCAGAGAGCGCCATCCGCGGTGTGGTTTTCGAGGACCATCGCATTACCCAGCGAGGACACCGCCTCGGCGGACTCGGTGGCCCGCACCCCGGCCCAGCCCGTGCCCTGCACGCTGATTGTCACCCCGGAGGCGCCGCCCTCGGCCGCCCCCTCCTGAAGGGCTTTCATGAACCCGGCGACACGCTGGCCGGTGGGGACAGAGGCGTAGAGCGTGTTCCCGTGGGGGCCGTCGTACAGCCCACCGTGCCAGTCGAAACCGCAGCCGGAATCGTTGGTCAGCAGGCGGAAGATGTCGATCTCAGGACAGGCGCGGATCAGCCCGGCCATGGCCTCGCGGTAGAGCGCGCGCACCTCGGGGTTGTCGACCGCCGGGGCGAACTGCGCCGCCCGGCTGCGGGCGCTGTGGTCCACCCGGGGGCCGCGCCAGAGCGGGTGCGCATCGAACACGCTCTCGGGCAGCATCATCGGCTCGCCGGCTACGAACGCCCCCTTGAGGCCCAGGCCCCGCAGCACCCGGCAGCGCTGTCCGAGCACGGCCAGATACGCCGCGGCCGGGGCCTCGGGCAGGTGGCCTTTCAGCCCGGAGGGGATCACGGCCTTGAACAGGGAGGGATTGATGAACACCCACTGCGGGTAGGGGTCGTTGCGGTCGGGGAACTGCCACCAGCTTTTCTCGGGCAGTTCGGAGACATCCACGTGCGTGGCCCCGGCCGCTTTGGCCCGGCGGGCCAGGGCCTCGAACTCGGCCAGGCTGGAGGAGTGGAAGTTGAATACTATCTTCTCGATACCGCTTCCGGCCGGGCTTTCAGCCGCCGCGGAACGACCGTACGCTGCCAGCAGACAGAAAAGCAGCACCCACCGGACAGAGCGCACCCGCGCCTCCTCGACTGGGGGACGATTCAAAAGGGATAATCGGGAAGGGACAGAAATCCCGGCAGGAAAGTTAGCCCCAGGGCCGCAAACCGGCAAGCAGAAAGAATTCCCCCCTCGCCAGTTCCGTTGCGAAGAACGGACCGTCTCAAGGTCGCAGGCGATGCACCTCGATCAGTTGCCGTTGCTGAACAGCAGACGGCCTTTCATGCTGCGCCGCACCTCGGGCTTTTCCTCGCCCAGCAGGATACGCAGGAACGTGGGGGCCACGTCCTTGAGCGTCCCGTCCTGCCGCAGCTCCATCCTGGGCGGGCCCACGATGAAAAGCGGCACCTTGTTCGAGGTGTGGAACGTGTTCGGCTCGCCGTCCTCGGTGATCATCTGCTCGATGTTGCCGTGGTCGGCCGTGATCAGGGCGAACCCGCCTTTGTCGCGTATCGCGGTCACGATGCGCTCCAAGGCTTTGTCCACCGCCATCATGGCCTGGATGCCCGCGCTGACATCCCCGGTGTGGCCGACCATATCAGGGTTGCACAGGTTGACCAGGATCACGGTCTTCCCGTCCCCGGCCGCGATGACCTCCAGGAGCTTCTCGGTCAGCGCCTCGATCTCGATTTTAGGATAACGGGCGTAGGGCTCGAAACGGTAGCCCGCCTCGCCCTTGAACTGGTCGTAGCCCTTGATGTACTCGCGCACGTCATCCGGCAGCGGCACGGTGACCCGCTCCTCGCCGGGCAGCGGCGCGCCCACCTTGTTGCCCGACAGCAGCAGCACGGCCTTGGCCTTGTCCACCCCGCTCATGCGCCACTGGTGGTAGCCATAGCCCGAGAGCACCTTGCCCAGGCTGATGTCCTGGACCGGCTCGCGGAACGCCACCGGGCAGGTCATGCCTCGGTAGTACTCCACCAGACCGGCGATGTACAGGGTGTCGTAGTAGAGCTGCGGACGGTGTTTCCAGCGCTCGAAACGCGCAAGGTCCTTGTAGGTCTCATCCCCGGAGGTGCGCAGGCGCTCGGTCAGGTCGGTCACCGGCTCGACTAACATGCGCATCAGGAACTCGCCGCGATCCTTGCGGAAATTCCAGTGGATCAGCACATCGTGGTTGTCCACTCCTTGATAATCGCCGATCACGCTTGGTGTTACATACTGGTCGGTGAGGCCCTTGTCGTAGTTCTTTTTCAGGGCCTCCTCCGGGTCGGCCACGCGCGGGCCGATCCCCTCGATAATGGCCCGGAACGTGTTCTCGGTCTTGTACCAGGTCTCGGCGCTGCGGTTCATGGTGATGTCGCGCCCGCCGATCGTGGCCACCTGGAAATCCACGGGCTTGTCGCCGATTATCTCGCGCGCCTGGGTGCGCAGGTCCTCCAGGAACCGCGGGGCGCTGTAGGGCGGTGTGCCGCGGCCGTCCGAGAAATAGTGGATGCGGATTTTCCTGCCGCCTCGCTGCACGATCCGCCGCAGGATGGCGTAGAGGTGCAGGATGTGGCTGTGCTCCTGGTTATTGGAGACCAGACCCAGAAGGTGCACTGCGCTGTCGTGCGCCACGGCGTAGTCGATGGCCTCGTCGATCACCGGGTTGTCCATCGCCCCGTCGTGGATGGCGCTGCTGATCTGGAACATCGGGTGGATGTAGTCCACGCCGCTCAGGACCTCGTGGCCCACGGCAGTGGAGCCCTTGGCCCCCTCGGGCATGCCCACCGGCGGTCCCACGGCGATCAGCTCGGTGTAGCTGGTGACTGTGGCCAGCTCGCCCCGGCTGGCGCCGTCCGCTCCCACGCAGAGGCCCTGCCGCAGGCAGTCCAGGAACGGAGTTCTGGCCAGGGCCACACAGTTGTAGGCTTCCTCTTCGCGCACCCCGCAGCCGTCCATGATAATGAGCGCGGCCGGGCCGTTGAAACGCGGTATCTTTCCGTTGCCGCCGTTTGCACTCATAGGCTCGTCGCCTCCTCCCCGGATTCGTAGGACGAAAGGTCCAGCTCCACCAGCTCGCCCATCCGGCGGGTGAGGTACTGGACGATCTTGTGTGCCGACTCGTCGAAATCGATATTCTCGACTATGAAGACGCCTTTCTGCCGGGCTTTTTCGACCAACGCGGTCTGGATGCTGCGGATGGACTCGAAATTGTCCAGGTATTTCTTGCAGGAGCGCTCCGCCGCCTTGCGGCCGCGCTCGATGAAACGGTTGCGGTGCATGGCCTCGTCGCTGGTGGAGATCATCAACTCAATCTCGAAGGCACGGTCCTCGGCCGCGGGCTGGATACCCTCCGGGATCAGGTGCACGCCCTCGATGATCATCGAGAGGTTCTCCTTGACCGCGCGGCGGCGGATGGCGTTGACCCCCACGGCCACGCGCTGGGCCTGCTCCTGGAACGCCAGCAGCACCCGGTCCTCGTGGGTCTCGAAAGGACGGCGCCAGCTCTTCCAGACCGAATAGGAGGACTCGTACAGCGAGGGCAGCAGCTCGGTGGAGAACATGCCGCGCATGATCTCGCGGATCGTATCGGTGCCGATCACACGGGTGATCCCCAGGCGGTGGGCCACCTCCACGGCCAGCGAGGACTTGCCAGTGCCGGTGGCCCCGCTGAACAGCAGCACCAGCGGTTTTTTGGGCGATTTGAGGTTGCGCCAGAGGATGTACTGATTGGCGTACTGGGGGCCGAAATCGTTCAGCAGGGTGCGGTAGGTGAAGCGCCGCAGGTCATCGCGCGGGATCAGACCCACGCCGCAGTCGCTCATCTCCACGGCGATCTTCTCGGCCACCCGGTGGGCGATCTCGGGGTCGAGCCCAGCGGCCAGAAGGGACTGGGCCTGGATGCCGCGCGAGAACGGCTCGTTCTTGCCCGGGTCGCCCACGAAAATGGACTGCGACTCGGGTTTCCATTTCTCGTAGTTGGCGGACACCACCGGGCCGAAACGCTCGCAGATGACAGCCGCGGCCAGGGGACGCAACTGGTCGGAGGCAATCTCCTGCACCCCGCGGACGAGAAGCATCTCCTGCAGCTCGCGCGCCACGGTGTAGGCGTCCTCGGAGCCGATCCCGGCCCGCATCAGCGAGCGCGCCATCAGGCCACGCGAATACGGGAAACGGGTCTGCTTCGAGACCACGATGAAATTGTCCCGCTCGAACTCAAACATCCGCGCCCCGTTCGGCTCTCAGTTACAGTTGACCCAGCCCCGAGACCAGACGGCAGGCGTCCTGGCTGCTGATTATCCCCACCGGCTTGCCCTCGCGCACCACGGGGATACGGTGGATCTTGCGCTCGACCATCTGGCTGAACACCGAGCGTACGTCATCCTCCTCCGAGGCGGTCAGCACCTCGCGGGTCATGATCCCCTCGACCCAGTTGAAACGGCCCTTGTGCTCCTGCTGCTCGTCCAGGCTGAGCTGCACGCGCAGAAGGTGGTCGATGGCGCTGATAACGTCCTTGCCCGAGACGATGCCGATCAGGCAGCCCGTCTCATCCACCACCGGAGCGCCGGTGATCCGGTGCTCCTCCATCAGCTTGATCAGCTTGCGGATGGACATGTCCTTGGTCACCGAGACCACGTTGCGGCTCATCAGGTCTTTGACTTTCATGCTTGCCCCCGGGAAGGAGGGGACACGCCCCAAGCGCGCGCCCCCGGTTCAGCTCCGGTCCGTCAGGGAATAATTTGTCTATCGGTCAAGAAAGCGCGGCCGGCGGCGGCCCCGCCTCCCGGCATACAGAAACTCTTGGAAGGATTGGGCTTGCGATTCATTCTATCCCGGCCCGGATACTTTGTCAAGCCGTGGCGGTGCGGAAGGCGGGGACATGCCTGGGCGGATTGTGATAACAGCTTGAATTGCAATGAATAACATCGGCCGGCCCGAGGGCCGCAAGAAGTAGGGGCGGGTTTTAAACCCGCCCCTACAGAAAATTCTGAAAGTTAATCCGACCGAATCGAAGCATTTCCCAGCCGTTTTCGTACCATTCTGGCGATTCGGAGCGGCCTGAGCCTTCTACCTTTCACCCTCGCGCCAGTTGTGGCGCTCATCGCTGCTCAGGTTGCGGAACCGCCGGTACTCAAGGGCGAACTCGTCCCCGTCGAACCCGTCCCCGGGCTCCAGCTCGCTCAACGTCACCGGGCGGCCGAGAGTACGGCTTTTCTGCGCCGCGATCAGCACCCGGCAGGCCTCCAGGGTCTCATCCACTGGACGGTCCTCGCGGCGGTCCACGATGCTGCGCGCCATGCCAGCCATTATCCGCGGGTAGATCAGACCCTCGTTCACCGTGGGCTCCACGTTCTCCACCGCCGTATCGGTGAGGAGCACTGCCTGGGTGTTGCTCAGCGCCCAGCCCAGGACCAGCATCACCGGCGGGCGGTTGTCGTAGTGGAC
This genomic interval from bacterium contains the following:
- a CDS encoding CBS domain-containing protein, with amino-acid sequence MKVKDLMSRNVVSVTKDMSIRKLIKLMEEHRITGAPVVDETGCLIGIVSGKDVISAIDHLLRVQLSLDEQQEHKGRFNWVEGIMTREVLTASEEDDVRSVFSQMVERKIHRIPVVREGKPVGIISSQDACRLVSGLGQL